ACCCGCGGTTCGGCGCGCAGGGCGGCGATCTGGGCGCGGGCGTGTCGGTCGCGCTCGGCGCGCGGCATGAGGGCGTGGTCGACGGCATCCATCTGAACTACCTGCCCGGCAGCTACGACCCGCCGATCGACGCGGCGCGGCCGCTGACCGACGACGAGCAGGCGTTCCTGAAGCAGCGCGGCGAGTGGACAGCGCTGGAAGGCGGGTACGCGTACGTCCACATGACGAAGCCGCAGACGCTGGCCGTCGCGCTCAACGATTCGCCGCTCGGGCTGGCCGCGTGGATCGGCGAGAAATTCCGTGCGTGGAGCGATTGCGACGGCGACGTCGCGCGCCGTTTTTCGCGCGACACGCTGCTGACGGGCATCTCGCTCTACTGGTTTACCGGCTGCATCGGCTCGTCGATGCAGATGTATTGGGAGAACCGGCTGCAGCCGATGCGGTTTACGCCCGGGCAACGCCTGGCGGTGCCCGTCGGCTTCGCGCGCTTCCCGAAGGAAATCAGCCGCCCGCCGCGCAGTTGGCTCGAACGCGTATTCGACGTCGTGCAGTGGACCGACATGCCGAGCGGCGGCCATTTCGCGGCGATGGAAGAGCCGGATCTGCTGGCCGACGATATTCGACGGTTTTTCAGGCGTTTTCGATAACAGGCGGGCAAGCCTGGCGGCGGAAACGAATACTGGAGGACGCTCGCGCGTGACGGAGTTGACGAGAGCGGCACGATGCGCGTCGCGTCGCCTGTCTTGCCGCGTAGTTACCGCGTAACGAACGCCGTGGCCGCATCCGGCGCCGTACGCGCATGCTTGCGCTGGCGCAGCAGCGCGACGCGGCAGTTCTCGCGCGCCGTTTCGCGGCCGTCGTCGTCGAGCAGCACGAGGTCGCCGCGCATCACGTTCAGCGTGATCACATCCTCGCCCGGCGCGCCGAGCGTCTCCGGCGTATGTACCGAGCCGGCCGGTTCGAGCACCGTCGAACCGGCGTGCGCGACCCAGTCGTATTCGCGGTAACGCCACGCACCCTGCAGCGTATGGACGAATACCTCGCCATCGTGACGATGGCGCGGCAGCATGCCGCCGGCCGGCATCTTCAGCAGCGCGGTCAGCGTGTCCTCGGCCGCATTGATGTGCAGGTACTTGATCGCGAGCCCCGGCAGGTCGGCGCTCATCGGCAGCCACGGCAGCGCGTCGCCGGGCAGGCACGAGATCGGCGGCAGGTCGGTGGAGAGCGGGGCGGACGGCTGCGTCATGGCGGAAGGCGGTGCGGAAACGAGAAGCCCGCATTATCGCAGAGCCGGAATGCGTGGCCGAACAGGGGGCGGCGTCGCGCCGAAAGCATGCGTGGCCGCCCGATCCTGACACGATGAAATATACAGTCAAACTGTACAGTTTGACTGTCGATGTGCTATCTTGAATTCATGAACTCGCCATCGTCTTCCCCCGACACCCTCCCGCTGGCCGGTCTCGCCGGCGAACTCCGCATCTCGGTCGGCAAGCTGATGCGGCGGATGCGGGAGCAGACCCATCCGAACGACCTCACGTCCTCGCAGAAATCGGTGTTGCTGCGGCTCGATCGCGACGGCCCGGCGACGGTATCGGCGCTGGCGCGTGCCGAAAGCGTGCGCCCGCAGTCGATGCGGGTGACGGTCGCCACGCTCGAGGCGCTCGGCGCGGTCGCCGGCGCGCCCGATCCCACCGACGGCCGGCAGACGCTGATCGCGCTCACGCCCGGTTTCCGCAAGGTGCTGCAAGCCAATCGCGCGGCCAAGGACGACTGGCTGTTTCGCGCGCTGCATGCGCAACTGTCGGCGGCGGAGCAGGCCGAGCTCGCGGCGGCCGTGAAGCTGCTGCAGCGGCTCGCCGAATTCGAGGACCCGGCGCGTTCGTGAACCGCTCCGGCCCGC
This is a stretch of genomic DNA from Burkholderia cenocepacia. It encodes these proteins:
- a CDS encoding epoxide hydrolase family protein; protein product: MHAEPFDIAIPDQALDDLRRRVRDTRPPNLTPAEPWQQGVDGAWLRELAAYWADGFDWRAAERALNRLPQFVADIGGQRVHFVHRRGTGPKPYPLVVTHGWPGSAFEFHALIDRLCDPAAFGGDPADAFDIVAPSLPGFLFSPAPAAPGTSALQVADCWAALMAGLGYPRFGAQGGDLGAGVSVALGARHEGVVDGIHLNYLPGSYDPPIDAARPLTDDEQAFLKQRGEWTALEGGYAYVHMTKPQTLAVALNDSPLGLAAWIGEKFRAWSDCDGDVARRFSRDTLLTGISLYWFTGCIGSSMQMYWENRLQPMRFTPGQRLAVPVGFARFPKEISRPPRSWLERVFDVVQWTDMPSGGHFAAMEEPDLLADDIRRFFRRFR
- a CDS encoding 2,4'-dihydroxyacetophenone dioxygenase family protein encodes the protein MTQPSAPLSTDLPPISCLPGDALPWLPMSADLPGLAIKYLHINAAEDTLTALLKMPAGGMLPRHRHDGEVFVHTLQGAWRYREYDWVAHAGSTVLEPAGSVHTPETLGAPGEDVITLNVMRGDLVLLDDDGRETARENCRVALLRQRKHARTAPDAATAFVTR
- a CDS encoding MarR family winged helix-turn-helix transcriptional regulator, with the protein product MCYLEFMNSPSSSPDTLPLAGLAGELRISVGKLMRRMREQTHPNDLTSSQKSVLLRLDRDGPATVSALARAESVRPQSMRVTVATLEALGAVAGAPDPTDGRQTLIALTPGFRKVLQANRAAKDDWLFRALHAQLSAAEQAELAAAVKLLQRLAEFEDPARS